The Larus michahellis chromosome 23, bLarMic1.1, whole genome shotgun sequence genome segment AACTCCTGAGTGTCGTAACCGAGCGTCGGACGTGCCAGCAGGGCCAGCATCTCCCCACAGGCTCGGCCGTGGCCCCGGGTTCAAGGCAGCCCCGCTCTCGCCCGTCTCTGCTCCACACGTGCCCGCCGGCTTCAGCCCTCCTCTGCGGACAATCCCGCCGGGTTCCGCCGTGCCCTGCTCCCCCCATCGCTGTATGTATGTACTAAGGATGTTATTTTACCGGGACTCTGGACAGTATTAAGAATTAAAAGCCAACCTGTGTAAATAGGAGGGGGTGGTCTCTCTGTCCCGTGCgcccgggctggggggagccgcAGCCCCTCCGCAGCGTTTTCCGGATCCATTTCTTGTGTTTCACGGCCGAGGTGGCGACCGGAGGCTTGAAAGGGTCGGTGGCTTTTTTGCTGCTGAAGGACATGACACCGGCCACCGCCGCCCGCTTCCCGCACACCAAGGGGCTCCCGGAGTCACCCTGGGTGGAGGGTGACAGTGGGGAGCGGACCCTGAGCAGGGTCCAGGGACACCCGCCCATGGCCGAGGGGGGCATCTCACCTCTCTGCTGGGGGTGAGCATCCTCCCCAGCGTCCCCCACGCCCAGGAACGGTGGCTGACGGGGAGCAGAGCTTTGCGGCTGCCTGGTCCCAGTGCAAAGCCCTTGGCCCCCCCCACCCGGCTCCTCACCTTGGTGGGTGCCGATCCCCTGTGGCGACCCTGGAAGCAGATCATGGTGGGGGCGATTTCGCCGTTCCAGAAGCGACTGTTGTTGCACATCCGCGTGTCCAGCACCTCGACCTCCATCTCCTGCAGCGTGGACGAGAGCTCCCCGTGCCCGCGTGTCCCCCAGCCTGCCAGGCTGCAcgccgtccccgccgccggctcccgccCCAACAGCCTGACGACCTGCCGCGTCCTACTCAGCGTCACCGTCCCCTTCAGCTGCAGACAGGGTGGTGGGCAGCATCAGACCCCGCCATGGCCCAGAGCGGGGCTGGCAAGGAGGCCCCGCCACCGCGGCAGCGGGTGGGTGGCCAAGGGGGAGAACCGAGCGGGTGGGAACATGGAGATGTCACCGAGGTGTGAAAACGCTCGGAGGTGATCAGAGGAAATGTCACCCAGCCACTCGCCCCGGCTACGAGCACGGTGTGAACCTGCTCAGCCCCGATTCCGGCAGCACATCCCCGCACCGCCaaggctcctccagccccatggcCAACCCTTCCCTGGCCAGCGCAAGCCCcacctggagcaggagcaggtcgTTTTCAAGCGTCTGGTCGTTGTAGCCGGGGTGGCGACAGGCCGCCTGGATGGTGAAGGTCTGTGTGGCCACCCCGTGATCCTGCAGTCTGTGCAGCCCCACCACCACCGTCCCGACAGCCTtcgtcctgccccacagcgggAGACGGTGTTGGCGGGAGCACGGTGCCGGCCACGTGGAGCCCCACCGAGACCCCCATCCCCGCACCGGGATGGATGCGGCCGCTCTGGACTCACCCCGGAGGGACACAGTGGGCGGCCGTCAGCACCCAGCGCTTGTGCAGCAGCGCTCCCCCGCAGGCGCCAGCCCTCGCAAAGTGGATGTACACCATGTAGGGCCTGGAGTGGGGTTTGGCCTCGTGCCCCCCGATGACCGATGGCCGAAGccagctcctggctgccagggagaggagagccCATCCCCGTCCTGCCACCGGCCAGCTGTCCCACCGAGAGGGAGAGGCTGGGGTTCCCCAGCCAccattccctgtccccacagtGCATCCAGCAACCCCATCCCTGCAAGACGGCTGCCACCCCCCTTGGCCAGCAATGCCAAGACCCCGCTGGCCACCCCAGCCCTCACCCAGCCCGAACGAAGGGAGagtcagcagcaacagcagccccAGGTGGCCCTTCATCCCCATCCCTCGCCG includes the following:
- the LOC141734089 gene encoding granzyme M-like isoform X2 produces the protein MGMKGHLGLLLLLTLPSFGLARSWLRPSVIGGHEAKPHSRPYMVYIHFARAGACGGALLHKRWVLTAAHCVPPGTKAVGTVVVGLHRLQDHGVATQTFTIQAACRHPGYNDQTLENDLLLLQLKGTVTLSRTRQVVRLLGREPAAGTACSLAGWGTRGHGELSSTLQEMEVEVLDTRMCNNSRFWNGEIAPTMICFQGRHRGSAPTKGDSGSPLVCGKRAAVAGVMSFSSKKATDPFKPPVATSAVKHKKWIRKTLRRGCGSPQPGRTGQRDHPLLFTQGSSPAP
- the LOC141734089 gene encoding granzyme M-like isoform X1 yields the protein MSLAEQERDVEPAGAATRRGMGMKGHLGLLLLLTLPSFGLARSWLRPSVIGGHEAKPHSRPYMVYIHFARAGACGGALLHKRWVLTAAHCVPPGTKAVGTVVVGLHRLQDHGVATQTFTIQAACRHPGYNDQTLENDLLLLQLKGTVTLSRTRQVVRLLGREPAAGTACSLAGWGTRGHGELSSTLQEMEVEVLDTRMCNNSRFWNGEIAPTMICFQGRHRGSAPTKGDSGSPLVCGKRAAVAGVMSFSSKKATDPFKPPVATSAVKHKKWIRKTLRRGCGSPQPGRTGQRDHPLLFTQGSSPAP